Proteins from one Mycobacterium sp. SMC-2 genomic window:
- a CDS encoding TIGR01777 family oxidoreductase yields the protein MAKPVIAIAGSSGLIGSALTAALRAADHRVLRIVRRAPSNSDELHWNPESGEIDVDAISGVDAVVNLCGVNVGQRRWSGAFKQGLRDSRIAPTEVLAHAVAEAGVATLVNASAVGYYGNTKDRVVDENDRAGRGFLAQLCEDWEAATLPAQYGGARVVLARTGLVFAPAGGALGRLRPLFNTGLGARLGSGRQYMSWITLEDEVRALLFAISNTTLSGPVNMTGPAPVTNAEFTTAFGRAVNRPTPLMLPGFAVRAALGEFADEGVLVGQRAIPSALERAGFQFHHNTIGEALGYATARREHD from the coding sequence GTGGCCAAGCCGGTCATCGCGATAGCGGGTTCATCCGGCCTGATCGGATCCGCCTTGACCGCGGCGCTGCGTGCAGCCGACCACCGGGTGTTGCGCATCGTGCGCCGGGCACCGTCGAATTCCGACGAACTGCACTGGAACCCCGAAAGCGGCGAAATCGACGTCGACGCGATCAGCGGCGTCGACGCCGTCGTCAATCTGTGCGGCGTCAACGTCGGCCAGCGCCGCTGGTCGGGCGCCTTCAAGCAGGGCCTGCGGGACAGCCGCATCGCGCCCACCGAAGTCCTGGCGCATGCCGTCGCCGAAGCCGGTGTGGCGACACTGGTCAACGCCAGCGCGGTGGGCTACTACGGGAACACCAAAGACCGCGTGGTGGATGAGAACGACCGGGCGGGAAGGGGTTTCCTGGCCCAGCTGTGCGAGGACTGGGAAGCCGCCACGCTGCCGGCCCAATACGGCGGCGCCCGGGTGGTGCTGGCCCGCACGGGGCTGGTGTTCGCGCCCGCGGGCGGCGCGTTGGGGCGGTTGCGCCCGTTGTTCAATACGGGCCTCGGCGCCCGGCTGGGCAGCGGCCGTCAATATATGTCCTGGATCACTTTGGAAGACGAGGTGCGGGCACTGCTGTTCGCGATCTCCAACACCACGCTGTCCGGCCCGGTGAACATGACCGGGCCCGCACCGGTCACCAACGCCGAATTCACCACCGCGTTCGGCCGCGCGGTCAACCGCCCGACGCCGTTGATGCTGCCGGGCTTCGCGGTGCGGGCCGCGCTCGGCGAGTTCGCCGACGAGGGCGTCCTCGTCGGCCAGCGCGCCATCCCGTCCGCGTTGGAACGGGCCGGTTTCCAGTTCCATCACAACACCATTGGCGAGGCGCTCGGCTACGCGACCGCCCGGCGCGAACACGATTAG
- the sucB gene encoding 2-oxoglutarate dehydrogenase, E2 component, dihydrolipoamide succinyltransferase, giving the protein MAFSVQMPALGESVTEGTVTRWLKQEGDTVELDEPLVEVSTDKVDTEIPSPAAGVLTKIVAQEDDTVEVGGELAVIGDASEGGGPQATPQTPSQPEPQAETAPPAQPEPEPEAAAPARPEPAPAPQSSGVGGATPVLMPELGESVAEGTVTRWLKKVGDSVGVDEPLVEVSTDKVDTEIPSPVAGVLVSITAEEDTTVPVGGELARIGSSSEAASAAAPPPAPKPEPKPEPAPEPPKAEARPEPQPVSRPEPAPAPKTQPAQAQPAAAAGSSGPNGAPYVTPLVRKLASENDIDLAQITGTGVGGRIRKQDVLAAAEQKRQQQAPTAPAKAPAAPAVDGKAAPAPAATPAPALAHLRGTTQKASRIRQLTANKTRESLQATAQLTQTHEVDMTRIVGLRARAKSAFAEREGVNLTYLPFIARAVIDALKIHPNINASYNEQTKEITYYDAEHLGFAVDTEQGLLSPVIHNAGDLSLAGLARAIADIAARARSGDLKPDELSGGTFTITNIGSQGALFDTPILVPPQAAMLGTGAIVKRPRVIVDEFGNESIGVRSVCYLPLTYDHRLIDGADAGRFLTTIKQRLEEGSFEADLGL; this is encoded by the coding sequence ATGGCCTTCTCCGTCCAGATGCCGGCACTCGGTGAGAGCGTCACCGAGGGGACTGTCACCCGCTGGCTCAAACAGGAAGGCGACACGGTCGAACTCGACGAACCCCTCGTCGAGGTGTCCACCGACAAGGTCGACACCGAAATCCCGTCGCCGGCCGCCGGTGTCCTGACCAAGATCGTCGCCCAGGAGGACGACACCGTCGAGGTGGGCGGCGAACTGGCCGTCATCGGCGACGCGTCCGAGGGTGGGGGTCCACAGGCGACCCCGCAGACGCCCAGCCAGCCCGAGCCGCAGGCCGAAACCGCCCCGCCGGCCCAACCGGAGCCCGAGCCCGAAGCGGCGGCCCCGGCCCGACCCGAGCCCGCGCCCGCCCCCCAGAGTTCCGGTGTCGGCGGCGCGACGCCGGTGCTGATGCCCGAGCTCGGCGAGTCGGTGGCCGAGGGGACGGTGACCCGCTGGCTCAAGAAGGTCGGCGACTCGGTGGGAGTCGACGAGCCGCTGGTGGAGGTGTCGACCGACAAGGTCGACACCGAGATCCCGTCACCGGTAGCCGGCGTCCTGGTCAGCATCACCGCCGAGGAGGACACCACCGTGCCGGTCGGCGGCGAGCTGGCGCGGATCGGCAGCAGTTCCGAGGCCGCGTCCGCTGCCGCGCCCCCGCCCGCTCCCAAACCGGAACCCAAGCCCGAGCCGGCACCCGAACCACCCAAGGCCGAGGCGAGGCCCGAACCGCAGCCGGTTTCGCGGCCCGAGCCGGCGCCCGCTCCGAAAACCCAACCGGCGCAAGCGCAACCAGCCGCCGCGGCCGGCAGCTCCGGTCCCAACGGCGCGCCGTACGTGACCCCACTGGTGCGCAAACTGGCCAGCGAGAACGACATCGACTTGGCGCAGATCACCGGCACCGGCGTCGGTGGCCGCATCCGCAAGCAGGACGTGCTCGCCGCGGCGGAGCAGAAGCGACAGCAGCAGGCCCCGACGGCGCCCGCGAAGGCACCCGCCGCGCCGGCCGTGGACGGCAAGGCGGCCCCGGCACCCGCGGCGACCCCGGCGCCCGCGCTGGCGCACCTGCGCGGCACCACGCAGAAGGCCAGCCGGATCCGCCAGCTCACGGCGAACAAGACGCGGGAGTCCTTGCAGGCGACCGCCCAGCTCACCCAGACGCACGAGGTCGATATGACCCGGATCGTCGGGTTGCGGGCCAGGGCGAAGTCCGCGTTCGCCGAACGCGAGGGGGTCAACCTGACCTACCTGCCGTTCATCGCCAGGGCGGTGATCGACGCGCTGAAGATCCACCCCAACATCAACGCCAGCTACAACGAGCAGACCAAGGAGATCACCTACTACGACGCCGAACACCTCGGCTTCGCCGTCGACACCGAGCAGGGCCTGCTCTCCCCCGTCATCCACAACGCCGGCGACCTGTCGCTGGCCGGCCTGGCCCGGGCCATCGCGGACATCGCGGCGCGCGCCCGGTCGGGCGACCTGAAACCCGACGAGCTGTCCGGTGGCACCTTCACCATCACCAACATCGGCAGCCAGGGCGCGTTGTTCGACACACCCATCCTGGTTCCGCCGCAGGCCGCCATGCTGGGCACCGGGGCGATCGTGAAGCGGCCGCGGGTGATCGTCGACGAGTTCGGCAACGAGTCCATCGGCGTCCGCTCCGTCTGCTACCTCCCGCTGACCTATGACCATCGGCTCATCGACGGTGCGGATGCCGGACGTTTCCTCACCACGATCAAGCAGCGGCTCGAAGAGGGATCGTTCGAGGCCGATCTGGGTCTTTAG